One window from the genome of Haloprofundus halobius encodes:
- a CDS encoding SpoVR family protein produces the protein MRPNRLTARKAASKLEEPTREAANLARKLGLEPYPVNYWVVSYDEMNALIAYGGFQTRYPHWRWGMTYDRQQKQNQFGMGKAFEIVNNDNPSHAFLQESNTLADQKAVITHVEAHADFFANNSWFGLFGGDLDAAAMLERHSAAIANYMEDPEIDRAEVEKFIDAVLCLEDCIDQHRPFAEATDPRERTTPEDLRERLEGMNISDEVRRQVFDEEWLDRLAEAEEAAADLTDPQKDVLGYLQQHGMQYDEEEGKATELEPWQRDVLDMLRTEAYYFAPQKMTKVMNEGWAAYWESLMMGEERFAGENEFLLYADHQAKVLGSPGLNPYKLGKELWEYIENTTNRREVADKLLRVEGVSWRNFHEVVDFDEVQELLLPDPALDGIRPDTLEDLVALGDDPRVDAEALDRAVSEYADESLDEEERTVDVEAYPWKVLTYEGLTERHFSLVKPQNRGFLGRIRRSELEQLSRYMFDDEQYATVEDAIADVDCAAGWDRMREIRESHNDVTFLDAFLSQEFVTNNHYFTYEFTRASGDYRVTSTDYQDVKKKLLLQFTNFGKPTVAVYDGNYGNRNELLLGHQYNGIMLDLEQAKQVLKRTYDLWGHPVNLMTIVKEYDDHDIEVARRRSREPTPIENGIRIRYDGETFEHHDLEPALEERIAAGDIDYDTKPEEWLS, from the coding sequence ATGAGACCGAACCGACTGACAGCGAGAAAGGCGGCGAGTAAACTCGAAGAACCGACGCGAGAGGCGGCGAACCTCGCCCGAAAGCTCGGTCTCGAACCGTACCCGGTGAACTACTGGGTCGTCAGCTACGACGAGATGAACGCGCTCATCGCCTACGGCGGCTTCCAGACGCGATATCCGCACTGGCGCTGGGGGATGACGTACGACCGCCAGCAGAAACAGAACCAGTTCGGGATGGGAAAGGCGTTCGAGATCGTCAACAACGACAACCCGAGCCACGCGTTCCTCCAGGAGTCGAACACGCTGGCCGACCAGAAAGCGGTCATCACCCACGTCGAAGCCCACGCCGACTTCTTCGCCAACAACAGTTGGTTCGGGCTGTTCGGCGGCGACCTCGACGCCGCGGCGATGCTCGAACGCCACTCCGCGGCCATCGCGAACTACATGGAAGACCCCGAAATCGACCGCGCGGAGGTCGAGAAGTTCATCGACGCGGTGCTCTGCTTGGAGGACTGTATCGACCAGCACCGGCCGTTCGCGGAGGCGACGGACCCGCGCGAGCGGACGACGCCCGAGGACCTCCGCGAGCGGCTGGAGGGGATGAACATCTCCGACGAGGTGCGGCGGCAGGTGTTCGACGAGGAGTGGCTCGACCGACTCGCGGAGGCCGAGGAGGCCGCCGCCGACCTCACCGACCCCCAGAAGGACGTGCTCGGCTACCTCCAACAGCACGGGATGCAGTACGACGAGGAGGAGGGCAAAGCGACCGAGTTGGAACCGTGGCAGCGCGACGTCCTCGACATGCTGCGGACGGAGGCGTACTACTTCGCCCCCCAGAAGATGACGAAGGTGATGAACGAGGGGTGGGCCGCCTACTGGGAGTCGCTGATGATGGGCGAGGAGCGCTTCGCCGGCGAGAACGAGTTCCTGCTCTACGCCGACCACCAGGCGAAGGTGCTCGGCTCGCCGGGACTGAACCCGTACAAACTGGGCAAGGAGCTCTGGGAGTACATCGAGAACACGACGAACCGCCGCGAGGTGGCGGACAAACTCCTGCGCGTCGAGGGCGTCTCGTGGCGCAACTTCCACGAGGTCGTCGACTTCGACGAGGTGCAGGAGTTACTCCTGCCCGACCCGGCGCTCGACGGCATCCGCCCGGACACGCTGGAGGACCTCGTCGCGCTCGGCGACGACCCGCGCGTCGACGCCGAGGCGCTCGACCGGGCGGTGTCGGAGTACGCCGACGAGAGTCTCGACGAGGAGGAGCGCACCGTCGACGTGGAGGCGTACCCGTGGAAGGTGCTCACCTACGAGGGACTCACCGAGCGGCATTTCTCGCTCGTCAAGCCCCAGAACAGAGGCTTCCTCGGGCGCATCCGCCGCTCGGAGCTCGAACAGCTCTCGCGGTACATGTTCGACGACGAGCAGTACGCGACTGTCGAAGACGCGATCGCCGACGTCGACTGCGCCGCGGGGTGGGACCGGATGCGCGAGATCCGCGAGAGCCACAACGACGTGACGTTTCTCGACGCGTTCCTCTCTCAGGAGTTCGTCACGAACAACCACTACTTCACCTACGAGTTCACCCGTGCCAGCGGCGACTACCGCGTGACGAGCACCGACTACCAGGACGTGAAGAAGAAACTGCTACTGCAGTTCACGAACTTCGGGAAGCCGACCGTCGCCGTCTACGACGGTAACTACGGCAACCGCAACGAACTGCTGTTGGGCCACCAGTACAACGGTATCATGCTGGACCTGGAACAGGCCAAGCAGGTGCTGAAGCGGACGTACGACCTCTGGGGCCACCCGGTCAACCTGATGACCATCGTCAAGGAGTACGATGACCACGACATCGAGGTGGCGCGGCGACGGAGCCGCGAACCGACGCCCATCGAGAACGGTATCCGCATCCGATACGACGGCGAGACGTTCGAACACCACGACCTCGAACCGGCACTCGAAGAGCGCATCGCCGCCGGCGACATCGACTACGATACGAAACCCGAGGAGTGGCTCTCGTAG
- a CDS encoding DUF7344 domain-containing protein, which produces MGAALRQREGESDPRGSLAETEIYDVLKNERRQHVVEQLAERAETWSIRELSEHIAAVETDSDTPPRKVRHSVYVSLCQTHVPKLDDLDIVSYDADAKEVAPGRHARRVATYLLDTPSERSPHDEYYLGLGIAGTALVAAGVLGAPGLAAAPAVVALAFLVLTTLVSGFFVGRRRLPFRR; this is translated from the coding sequence ATGGGAGCAGCGCTCCGACAGCGAGAGGGGGAGAGCGACCCACGGGGGTCGCTCGCGGAGACGGAGATATACGACGTACTCAAGAACGAGCGGAGACAGCACGTCGTCGAGCAACTCGCCGAACGAGCCGAGACCTGGTCGATACGAGAACTCTCCGAGCACATCGCCGCTGTTGAGACGGACAGCGATACCCCCCCACGCAAGGTCCGTCACAGCGTCTACGTCTCGCTCTGTCAGACGCACGTCCCGAAACTCGACGACCTCGACATCGTCTCCTACGACGCCGACGCGAAGGAGGTCGCTCCCGGACGACACGCTCGGCGGGTCGCGACGTACCTACTGGACACCCCGAGCGAGCGCTCCCCGCACGACGAGTACTACCTCGGTCTCGGCATCGCCGGAACGGCGCTGGTCGCCGCCGGCGTCCTCGGCGCACCGGGGTTGGCCGCCGCTCCCGCCGTGGTCGCGTTGGCGTTTCTCGTACTGACGACGCTCGTTTCAGGGTTCTTCGTCGGTCGGCGTCGCCTCCCCTTCCGCCGGTGA
- a CDS encoding DUF7344 domain-containing protein, producing MTRTEIEKPAADGLTEADVHDVLRNDRRRLTLERLAETGEETVRALSEHIGAIESGESPPPRKVRQSVYISLHQTHLPKLDDLGIVDYDDNSKNVSLEGNADRVLAYMQFSGTSAPESPPYALSIGVLGLFFVALWMALPDVGTLAAAGCAVLFAVLTAYEAYGFLSRR from the coding sequence ATGACGCGAACGGAGATCGAGAAGCCGGCAGCCGACGGACTCACCGAAGCCGACGTCCACGACGTGCTCCGAAACGACCGACGACGCCTGACGCTCGAACGCCTCGCCGAGACGGGCGAGGAGACGGTGCGAGCGCTCTCGGAACACATCGGTGCCATCGAGTCGGGTGAGAGCCCGCCCCCGCGAAAGGTCAGACAGAGCGTCTACATCTCGCTGCACCAGACGCACCTCCCGAAACTCGACGACCTCGGTATCGTCGACTACGACGACAACTCGAAGAACGTCTCGCTTGAGGGTAACGCCGATCGGGTGCTCGCCTACATGCAGTTTTCTGGGACGAGTGCGCCCGAATCACCGCCGTACGCGCTGAGTATCGGCGTCCTCGGTCTGTTCTTCGTTGCCCTCTGGATGGCCCTCCCCGACGTCGGAACGCTCGCCGCCGCCGGCTGTGCGGTGTTGTTCGCGGTCCTGACCGCGTACGAAGCGTACGGGTTCCTCTCCCGTCGATAA
- a CDS encoding DUF7344 domain-containing protein yields MANTELQMGHSSGRSTDNALSRDVSFSILSNQRRRYVLHHLKRVGEPTPIRNLAEQVAAWENGCGIEELTYKQRKRVYTSLHQTHLPKLDSHGIVEYERGRGVATLTERAADLDIYLQVVGRNDISWSQYYLGLASVSLAVLAAAGLGLPPFTFVADLTYATVIAVTLLISAAIHACHLRRMHLGSTEVPAELTTGRNGLLTRLLGAR; encoded by the coding sequence ATGGCGAATACGGAGTTACAAATGGGTCACTCGTCCGGAAGGTCAACCGACAATGCGCTATCGAGAGACGTGTCTTTCTCGATACTTTCGAACCAACGTCGGCGGTACGTGTTACACCACCTCAAACGGGTCGGAGAACCGACACCCATCCGCAATCTGGCCGAACAGGTGGCCGCATGGGAGAACGGATGCGGAATCGAGGAGTTGACGTACAAGCAGCGAAAGCGCGTTTACACGTCGTTACATCAGACACATCTCCCGAAACTCGACAGCCACGGCATCGTCGAGTACGAACGGGGACGGGGCGTCGCGACGCTCACCGAGCGGGCGGCCGACCTCGACATCTACCTCCAAGTCGTCGGGCGTAACGACATCTCGTGGAGTCAGTACTACCTCGGGTTGGCGAGCGTCTCGCTCGCCGTCCTCGCGGCGGCCGGACTCGGTCTCCCACCGTTTACGTTCGTTGCCGACCTGACGTACGCGACAGTCATCGCCGTCACGCTCCTGATTTCGGCAGCCATCCACGCGTGCCACCTCCGACGGATGCACCTCGGTTCGACGGAGGTGCCGGCCGAACTCACCACCGGCCGAAATGGGTTGCTCACACGCCTCCTCGGCGCTCGCTGA
- a CDS encoding 3-hydroxyacyl-CoA dehydrogenase/enoyl-CoA hydratase family protein: protein MELDDINSITVLGAGNMGHGIAEVAALAGYGVVLRDINEEFVQNGYDQIEWSLGKLAEKDQLSEEEADAALERVTPVVDLDEAVADADVVIEAVPEKMEIKKDVYGELEAAAPDHTVFATNTSSLSITELSEVTERPEQFCGMHFFNPPVRMPLVEVIAGAHTADETMDLVEDLAESMGKTPVRVRKDSPGFIVNRILVPLMNEAAWIVHDDVATVEEVDSTTKFDIGLPMGSFELADQVGIDVGYHVLEYMHEVLGDAYEPCPLLAEKVESENLGKKTGEGFYDYDDGGVDVPTDAAREDVKRRLLAVMANEVAALVEKDVADADAIDRAVMLGGGFPDGPAKMADDAGLATLVETLDELRDETGAERYEVVDYLRELAEADEGFHGGEGGDEKSDALDFDNLRVEIDDAVAHVVLDRPHRLNTISADLMDDLSDAIDALSDDDEVRAILLTGAGDRAFSAGADVTSMAGGGADPIPAVELSRKGQQTFGKLEECDKPVVVGIDGFCLGGGMELAACADLRIATERSELGQPEHNLGLLPGWGGTVRLQRIVGTGRAKEIIFTAERYDAETMADYGFLNRVVDNGDLEAEAMELAQSLAGGPPIAQRYTKRAMHRGWEDTEAGLEVEAQAFGILFTTDDLMEGVMAFSSDREPEFEGK, encoded by the coding sequence GGTGCTGCGCGATATCAACGAGGAGTTCGTCCAGAACGGCTACGACCAGATAGAGTGGAGCCTCGGCAAGTTGGCCGAGAAGGACCAGTTGAGCGAGGAGGAGGCCGACGCCGCGCTCGAACGCGTCACGCCGGTCGTCGACCTCGACGAGGCCGTCGCCGACGCCGACGTGGTCATCGAAGCCGTCCCCGAGAAGATGGAGATAAAGAAGGACGTGTACGGGGAACTGGAGGCGGCCGCGCCCGACCACACCGTCTTCGCGACGAACACGTCGAGTCTCTCCATCACGGAACTCTCCGAAGTGACAGAGCGACCCGAGCAGTTCTGCGGGATGCACTTCTTCAATCCACCCGTCCGAATGCCGCTGGTCGAGGTCATCGCTGGGGCGCACACCGCCGACGAGACGATGGACCTCGTGGAAGATCTCGCGGAGTCGATGGGCAAAACGCCCGTCCGCGTCCGCAAGGACAGTCCGGGCTTCATCGTCAACCGCATTCTCGTCCCGCTGATGAACGAGGCGGCCTGGATCGTCCACGACGACGTCGCCACCGTCGAGGAGGTCGACAGCACGACGAAGTTCGACATCGGCCTCCCGATGGGTAGCTTCGAACTCGCCGACCAGGTCGGCATCGACGTCGGCTACCACGTGCTCGAGTACATGCACGAGGTGCTCGGCGACGCCTACGAACCCTGTCCTCTCCTCGCGGAGAAAGTCGAGAGCGAGAACCTCGGTAAGAAGACAGGCGAGGGCTTCTACGACTACGACGACGGCGGCGTCGACGTACCGACGGACGCCGCGCGCGAGGACGTGAAGCGCCGCCTGCTCGCCGTGATGGCCAACGAGGTCGCCGCACTCGTCGAGAAGGACGTCGCCGACGCCGACGCCATCGACCGCGCGGTGATGCTCGGCGGCGGCTTCCCCGACGGTCCGGCGAAGATGGCCGACGACGCGGGACTCGCGACACTCGTCGAGACGCTCGACGAACTCCGCGACGAGACCGGTGCCGAGCGCTACGAAGTCGTCGACTATCTCCGCGAACTCGCCGAAGCCGACGAGGGATTCCACGGCGGTGAGGGGGGCGACGAGAAGTCGGACGCCCTCGACTTCGACAACCTCCGCGTCGAAATCGACGACGCCGTCGCTCACGTCGTCCTCGACCGACCGCACCGTCTCAACACCATCAGCGCCGACCTGATGGACGACCTCTCGGATGCCATCGACGCGCTGAGCGATGACGACGAGGTACGCGCCATCCTGCTCACCGGCGCTGGTGACCGAGCGTTCTCGGCCGGAGCCGACGTGACGAGCATGGCCGGTGGCGGCGCGGACCCGATCCCGGCGGTCGAACTCTCGCGGAAGGGCCAGCAGACGTTCGGCAAACTCGAAGAGTGCGACAAGCCCGTGGTCGTCGGCATCGACGGCTTCTGTCTCGGTGGCGGGATGGAACTCGCGGCGTGCGCGGACCTCCGCATCGCCACCGAGCGCTCGGAACTCGGCCAACCCGAGCACAACCTCGGCCTCCTGCCGGGGTGGGGCGGCACCGTCCGTCTCCAGCGCATCGTCGGCACCGGTCGCGCCAAGGAGATAATCTTCACCGCCGAGCGCTACGACGCCGAGACGATGGCCGACTACGGCTTCCTCAACCGCGTCGTCGACAACGGCGACCTCGAAGCCGAGGCGATGGAACTCGCGCAGTCGCTCGCGGGCGGCCCGCCAATCGCGCAACGCTACACGAAGCGCGCGATGCACCGCGGCTGGGAGGACACCGAGGCCGGTCTGGAGGTCGAAGCGCAGGCGTTCGGCATCCTGTTCACCACCGACGACCTGATGGAGGGAGTGATGGCCTTTTCGAGCGACCGAGAGCCCGAGTTCGAGGGGAAGTGA